The Polyangium aurulentum genomic interval CGACCCGCCGCTTCCGTTCGCGGCGCTCGGCGGGCACGTCGACGTCCCGCGTCTGCGCGAGGGCGGGATCGGCGCACAGTTCTTCGGCCTGGTCTCGTTGCCGCTCGGACGCACCGTGGGGCTCGCGCAGGTGATCGACGAGCAGATCGACGCGCTCGAGTCCGCGATCACGCAGGCGCCGCACAGGCTCGCGAAGGTGCGCACGGCGGCCGAGATCGAGGCGGCGCGGGCGCGCGGGCAGGTGGCGGCGCTGCTAGGGATCGAGGGCGGGCACGCGCTCGAGGGGTCGCTCGCGCGGCTCGACCATTTCGCGCGGCGCGGGGTGCGCTATCTCGGGCTCTGCCATTTCAGCGCGAACGAGCTGTCGTATCCGGCGTACGGGACGGGCAGGAATGACGACGAGGGGCTCACGCGCTTCGGCCGCGAGGTCGTGCAGCGCGCCGAGGAGCTCGGGGTCATCGTGGATCTCGCGCACATCAACAGAAGGGGCCTCTTCGATGCGTGCGCGATGGCGACGCGGCCGCCCATCGTGAGCCACACGGGCGTGCTCGGCGCGTTCGAGCACTGGCGCAACATCAGCGACGGCGAATTGCGCGCGGTGGCCGATCGGGGCGGCGTCGTGGGCGTCATCTTCTGCCCGAAGTTTCTGGGCGGCGACGGGCTCGAGCCGGTGGTGAAGCACCTCAGGCACATCATCGACGTCTGCGGCGAGGACACGCCGGCGCTCGGATCGGATTGGGATGGCTTCATCGTGCCCACGCGCGATCTGTGCGACGCTTCGAGGCTGCCGCTCCTCACCGACGCGCTCCTCGCGGCCGGGATGCGCGAGGAGACGATCGGAAAGATCCTGCGCGGGAATGTGATGCGCGTGCTGGGCGAGGTGCCGTAGAGCCCCTGCGCTGCGCGCTCGGCTCGAGCCCCGCTTCGCCTCACGACGGAGTGCGCGAAACCGGACGCAGTCCGCTGCAGCGGACTCCGCTCCAGAGGACTCGGCCGCGTTTCTCGCGACGAGCGTGGGCCGCAGCCGCTTGCCGCTTGCCCCTGGCGCAGGCCAGCCCCCGCGCGCGAGACGCTCCTCCGCGCTGGCACGGTCGTTGTAATGAGACCCGTCGTCAGGCCCCGGCCTGGACGTGACCGCTTTCGTGGGCTCTGCTTTCAATAAGGAGATATGAGACATGCGATTTCATCGAGAGTACGAGGCGTGCAAGCTGCTCATCGACAAGAGCTGCGCCGCGCTTTTGCTGGAGTCGTGGAGCAGCGCAGGAGACCTCGGCGCGGTCGTCCGGCGTGCTGGCTCGCTGGGCGGCAAGCGGCTCCGTCCTGTGCTCCTGTTGAATGCGACCGAGCTTCTGGGCGGCGATCCGGTGCTGGCCGTCCCGGCGGCGTGCGCGGTGGAGCTCATTCACACCGCCTCCTTGTTGCTCGACGATCTCCCGTGCATGGACGACGCATCGACGCGCCGGGGCTCGATCACGAGCCACAGGGTTTTCGGCGAGGCTGCCACGGTCCTCGGCTCCATGGCGCTGACGCACGAGGCCATGCAGCTGATCGCGCGGAGCGGCGTCTCGTGCGGCCTCGACGCAGGCAGCGTCGGCGCGCTGATCAACGAATCGGTCTTCTGCATCCGCGAGGCGATGGTCGGCCAGATGGCGGATATCGGCCTCCGGGAGGCGAAGAGCGCGGACGAGGTCGAGCTCATGCGTATCTACCAGATGAAGACGGGGGCGCTCTTCGCGCTTCCCGTACGGCTCGGCGCGCGGCTCGCCCACGCATCGCCCGACGCGCTCGGGCGGCTCGACTGCTATGCGCAGGGCATCGGTATCGCATTCCAGATCCTCGACGACGTCCTCGATTGCCATGCCACGACGAAGGAGGCAGGCAAGGACACGCGAAAAGACGCCGGCAGACCGAGCGCGGTCACGCTCTGGGGGCAGGCCGGCGCCGAGCAGCACGCGCAGCGGCTCCTCGACGAGGCGCTCGGAGCGCTCGAACCCTGGGGCGAGCGCGCGTGGTTCCTCATCGAGCTGGCCCGCCACCTCTGGACGGAGCGGGCGGGGAGGGCGCGGCGCGCAGCTCGCAGCCCGGAGACGAGCTCGATGGTCCATATGCACGACGCCGAATGACTCACTGCACGCTCAGCCATTCCCAGGCATGACCTGCGCTTCGAATACGGAGAACTTCGATGACTCACCAGATCTTTCAGGCCGATACCGGGCTCTTCTACTGTCCGCTCCCCTCTGCCGTCCACCCCGACGTCGCTGAGATCACCCGTCGCTCCATCGAGTGGATGACCAGGATCGGGCTGTGCGCGGACGAGCGGCGGCGCAGGCGGCTCGTGGCCACCAACAGCGCCGAGTTCTTTTGCCGGATGGCGCCGGAAGGCGCCGAGGACCGCGTGCAGATCGGCGCCGACTGGTGTTACTGGGGGTTCGCCTTCGACGACTTCTGGTCCGATAAAAGCCAGGAAGGCGCGCGGCCCGGTGATTTCATCCCCCTGGTGGCCAGGATGCTGCGGCTCATCGAGACGCTGGACGCCCGATTGTGCGACGGCGATCCATACCTGATGGCCCTGCACGACATCGCCCTTCGCTTCTACCAGTGCGCCACCCCGGCGCAGCATCGACGGTGGATCGAGGCCCAGCGGCAATGGCTGTTCGGCGTCGTGCAGCGGAGCAGCTTCGAGGCGCGCGGCCGGATGCCCGCGCTCGATGGCTACGTGACCATGCGGCTGCACGATTGCGGCGCAGCGCCCGTCACGGTGATGGTCGAGATCGCGAATGGCGACGAAGTGCCGGACCATGAGATGGAATCGCCGGTGGTCCGTGCGCTCACCGAGGTGACCTGGATGCTCGGCGCCATCGATAACGAGAGGGTCTCCCGCGCCAAGGAGATCCACGGGGAGGGGCAAGAGCACAGCTTCGTCGACGTGCTGGCGCACGAGCGCGGGCACACGCCCGAGCAGGCGCTCCACGACGTCGTCGCGATGCGCGACCGCATGATGTGCCTGTTCCTCCGGCTCCGCG includes:
- a CDS encoding dipeptidase, encoding MHGSPEARALHERFPAIDLHADSLMWSRWVGYDLHARHDPPLPFAALGGHVDVPRLREGGIGAQFFGLVSLPLGRTVGLAQVIDEQIDALESAITQAPHRLAKVRTAAEIEAARARGQVAALLGIEGGHALEGSLARLDHFARRGVRYLGLCHFSANELSYPAYGTGRNDDEGLTRFGREVVQRAEELGVIVDLAHINRRGLFDACAMATRPPIVSHTGVLGAFEHWRNISDGELRAVADRGGVVGVIFCPKFLGGDGLEPVVKHLRHIIDVCGEDTPALGSDWDGFIVPTRDLCDASRLPLLTDALLAAGMREETIGKILRGNVMRVLGEVP
- a CDS encoding polyprenyl synthetase family protein gives rise to the protein MRFHREYEACKLLIDKSCAALLLESWSSAGDLGAVVRRAGSLGGKRLRPVLLLNATELLGGDPVLAVPAACAVELIHTASLLLDDLPCMDDASTRRGSITSHRVFGEAATVLGSMALTHEAMQLIARSGVSCGLDAGSVGALINESVFCIREAMVGQMADIGLREAKSADEVELMRIYQMKTGALFALPVRLGARLAHASPDALGRLDCYAQGIGIAFQILDDVLDCHATTKEAGKDTRKDAGRPSAVTLWGQAGAEQHAQRLLDEALGALEPWGERAWFLIELARHLWTERAGRARRAARSPETSSMVHMHDAE
- a CDS encoding terpene synthase family protein, translated to MTHQIFQADTGLFYCPLPSAVHPDVAEITRRSIEWMTRIGLCADERRRRRLVATNSAEFFCRMAPEGAEDRVQIGADWCYWGFAFDDFWSDKSQEGARPGDFIPLVARMLRLIETLDARLCDGDPYLMALHDIALRFYQCATPAQHRRWIEAQRQWLFGVVQRSSFEARGRMPALDGYVTMRLHDCGAAPVTVMVEIANGDEVPDHEMESPVVRALTEVTWMLGAIDNERVSRAKEIHGEGQEHSFVDVLAHERGHTPEQALHDVVAMRDRMMCLFLRLREQAMHQASPALTRHITDLGHVIRGHIEWSLNTTRYSTVYGAGESPIGTVDLSSGWASAPADDRLEPPPIPSIAWWWDQLA